A window of Candidatus Polarisedimenticolia bacterium contains these coding sequences:
- a CDS encoding DUF58 domain-containing protein, with product MLPAEILRKVRRIEIRTNRLVNESLAGEYHSVFKGRGMEFSEVREYQFGDDIRNIDWNVTSRMGHPYVKKHVEERELTVMLLVDFSGSGEFGTRRQFKREIAAEICALLAFSAIKNSDRVGLVAFTDRIEKFLRPRKGKDHVLRVIREVLYFRPEGRATDLAQALQFLYRTITKRAVVFVVSDFLAEGYEQPLRVAARKHDVIAVTITDPREEDLPPIGLIDLEDAETGERVLVNASDRQTRERFRTWAAGRRAARAALFRANAIDALELFTDRSYDAPLVRFFHRRARRMSR from the coding sequence ATGCTCCCCGCTGAGATCCTGAGGAAAGTGCGGCGGATTGAAATCCGCACGAACCGCCTGGTGAACGAATCGCTGGCGGGCGAGTACCACTCCGTCTTCAAGGGGCGGGGCATGGAGTTCTCGGAGGTGCGGGAGTATCAGTTCGGGGACGACATCCGGAACATCGACTGGAACGTCACGTCGCGCATGGGGCACCCCTACGTCAAGAAGCACGTGGAGGAGCGCGAGCTGACCGTCATGCTCCTGGTCGACTTTTCGGGCTCGGGGGAGTTCGGCACGCGCCGCCAGTTCAAGCGGGAGATCGCGGCCGAGATCTGCGCCCTGCTCGCCTTCTCCGCCATCAAGAACAGCGATCGGGTGGGGCTCGTCGCCTTCACCGATCGCATCGAGAAGTTTCTCAGGCCGCGCAAGGGGAAGGACCATGTCCTGCGCGTCATCCGCGAGGTACTGTACTTCCGGCCCGAGGGCCGGGCGACCGACCTGGCCCAGGCGCTGCAGTTCCTGTACCGGACGATCACCAAGCGGGCCGTGGTTTTCGTGGTCTCCGACTTCCTGGCCGAAGGGTACGAGCAGCCCCTGCGCGTCGCCGCCCGCAAGCACGACGTGATCGCGGTCACCATCACCGATCCGCGCGAGGAGGACCTGCCTCCCATCGGGCTCATCGATCTGGAGGACGCGGAGACCGGCGAACGCGTCCTGGTCAACGCATCGGATCGGCAGACGCGCGAGCGCTTCCGGACCTGGGCGGCCGGGAGGCGGGCGGCGCGCGCCGCCCTGTTCCGCGCCAACGCCATCGACGCGCTGGAGCTGTTCACCGACCGCTCCTACGACGCGCCCCTGGTCCGCTTCTTCCACAGGCGGGCGCGACGGATGAGCCGGTGA
- a CDS encoding response regulator, whose amino-acid sequence MAIRVLVVDDAMFMRSMIKDILVNAGGRYEIVGEASNGREAIARFRELSPNLVTMDIVMPQLDGIEATREILKVNPTAVIVMCSAMGQEALVVESISAGAKDFIVKPFTSERVLQVLSKVLPAGSGGAASS is encoded by the coding sequence ATGGCGATTCGCGTCCTGGTGGTCGATGACGCCATGTTCATGCGCTCGATGATCAAGGACATCCTGGTGAACGCGGGCGGCCGCTACGAGATCGTCGGCGAGGCCTCCAACGGCCGCGAAGCGATCGCGCGATTCCGCGAGCTCAGCCCGAACCTGGTCACCATGGACATCGTCATGCCGCAGCTCGACGGCATCGAGGCCACGCGCGAGATCCTCAAGGTGAATCCCACGGCCGTCATCGTCATGTGCAGCGCCATGGGACAGGAGGCCCTCGTGGTCGAATCGATCTCCGCCGGCGCCAAGGACTTCATCGTCAAGCCGTTCACGTCCGAGAGGGTCCTGCAGGTCCTGTCGAAGGTCCTCCCGGCCGGCAGCGGCGGGGCCGCCTCCTCCTGA
- a CDS encoding AAA family ATPase, with amino-acid sequence MEQDIKKINELVSRESVFVEQILGEVRKIIVGQKVLLDRLLIGLLGGGHLLLEGVPGLAKTLSVKTLADVIEARFQRIQFTPDLLPADLIGTMIYNQKDGQFVPRKGPLFANIILADEINRAPAKVQSALLEAMQEMQVTIGDMTYPLAPPFLVLATQNPIEQEGTYPLPEAQVDRFMLKLKVDYPSKAEEREILERMTGTGPLDVKRLITPADILRARQVVAQVYIDNRIKDYIVELVLATRRPEEYKLDTKGLVQFGASPRATIFLAVAAKAHAFIRGRGYVTPEDVKSIAFDVLRHRIILSYEAEAEDVTTEQIIQRVLDTIEVP; translated from the coding sequence ATGGAACAGGACATCAAGAAGATCAACGAGCTGGTCTCCCGCGAGTCCGTGTTCGTCGAGCAGATTCTGGGGGAGGTCCGTAAGATCATCGTCGGGCAGAAGGTCCTCCTCGACCGGCTGCTCATCGGCCTCCTGGGGGGCGGACACCTGCTCCTGGAGGGCGTCCCGGGCCTGGCGAAGACGCTATCGGTGAAGACCCTGGCGGACGTCATCGAGGCCCGGTTCCAGCGCATCCAGTTCACCCCCGACCTCCTGCCTGCGGACCTGATCGGGACCATGATCTACAACCAGAAAGACGGGCAGTTCGTGCCGCGCAAGGGCCCGCTGTTCGCCAATATCATCCTGGCGGACGAGATCAACCGCGCTCCCGCCAAGGTGCAGTCGGCCCTTCTCGAGGCGATGCAGGAGATGCAGGTCACCATCGGCGACATGACCTACCCGCTCGCGCCTCCTTTCCTGGTCCTGGCGACCCAGAACCCGATCGAGCAGGAGGGCACGTATCCCCTACCGGAGGCCCAGGTCGATCGCTTCATGCTGAAGCTGAAAGTCGACTACCCGAGCAAGGCCGAGGAGCGGGAGATCCTCGAGCGGATGACGGGGACCGGCCCGCTGGACGTGAAGCGGCTCATCACGCCGGCCGACATCCTGAGGGCCCGCCAGGTGGTCGCCCAGGTCTACATCGACAACCGGATCAAGGACTACATCGTCGAGCTCGTCCTCGCGACGCGCCGGCCCGAGGAGTACAAGCTCGACACCAAGGGCCTGGTGCAGTTCGGCGCCTCGCCGCGGGCCACCATCTTCCTGGCGGTGGCGGCGAAGGCGCACGCCTTCATCCGGGGACGCGGCTACGTCACCCCCGAAGACGTCAAGTCGATTGCATTCGACGTCCTGCGGCATCGGATCATCCTGTCGTACGAAGCCGAGGCCGAGGACGTCACGACCGAGCAGATCATCCAGAGGGTGCTCGACACCATCGAAGTCCCCTGA
- a CDS encoding tetratricopeptide repeat protein: MKGFGCACVLLLALFRPAFADPAASRNNEGNRLYNQKLFDEALKMYTDAQTSRPDAPELHYNIGNVLFRKKEYDKAVEEYLRAQAAPDRALSQAATFNRGNALLMQGRPEEAIQAYVQSLRARPDDADAKRNLELALRLLQEKKKQQQKPQQDKDQKPNQPPPQQTPQQEGSGDKKPPQKRPGEMSEQEARQVLQALQQEEKEGIKKHARAAAGDRPEPEEDW, encoded by the coding sequence ATGAAAGGGTTCGGCTGCGCCTGCGTCCTGCTCCTGGCGCTGTTCCGGCCGGCGTTCGCCGATCCGGCGGCCTCCCGGAACAACGAGGGGAACCGGCTCTACAACCAGAAGCTCTTCGACGAGGCGCTCAAGATGTACACCGACGCGCAGACGTCCCGCCCCGACGCACCGGAATTGCACTACAACATCGGCAACGTCCTGTTCCGGAAGAAGGAGTATGACAAGGCGGTGGAGGAGTACCTGCGGGCCCAGGCGGCGCCGGACCGTGCCCTGTCGCAGGCGGCGACCTTCAATCGCGGCAACGCGCTCCTGATGCAGGGCCGGCCGGAAGAGGCGATCCAGGCGTACGTGCAGTCGCTGCGCGCCCGGCCGGACGACGCCGACGCCAAGCGCAACCTCGAGCTGGCGCTCCGGCTCCTGCAGGAGAAGAAGAAGCAGCAACAGAAGCCGCAGCAGGACAAGGACCAGAAGCCGAACCAGCCTCCTCCGCAGCAGACGCCGCAGCAGGAGGGTTCCGGCGACAAGAAGCCTCCGCAGAAGCGTCCCGGGGAGATGTCGGAGCAGGAGGCCCGGCAGGTCCTGCAGGCGCTGCAGCAGGAGGAGAAGGAAGGCATCAAGAAGCACGCCCGGGCGGCGGCCGGCGACCGGCCCGAGCCGGAAGAGGACTGGTGA
- a CDS encoding VWA domain-containing protein, whose protein sequence is MILRFAAPYAGGIMALGLALLVWHLVRGRRRRASLIYSLTSPFRAMPRGWQVRLRHLPLALRVLGLALLVVAFARPQTAHREEEVLTEGIDIVLTVDISGSMRTEDFKPKNRLVVAKNVVGQFVKGRRNDLIGLVVFAANAYTRCPLTLDYAVLVDLLDGVDFATREEDGTAIGMGLATAVGRLKDAKGKSKVIVLLTDGRNNRGQIDPLSGARLAQALGIKVHTIGVGTEGEAPYPVDDPILGRRYINVQADIDEETLQQISDATGGRYFRATDAQALQQIFATIDRMERTEIKVRGYTRHTEQFAWFLYPGALLILLELALSGTVLRTIP, encoded by the coding sequence ATGATCCTTCGCTTCGCCGCCCCGTACGCGGGGGGCATCATGGCGTTGGGGCTGGCGCTCCTCGTCTGGCACCTGGTGCGCGGCCGGCGGAGGCGGGCGAGCCTGATCTATTCCCTGACCTCGCCCTTCAGGGCCATGCCGCGCGGCTGGCAGGTCCGCCTGCGCCACCTCCCCCTCGCCCTCCGCGTGCTCGGCCTCGCGCTCCTGGTCGTCGCCTTCGCGCGGCCTCAGACGGCGCACCGCGAGGAGGAGGTCCTGACCGAGGGGATCGACATCGTGCTGACGGTGGACATCTCCGGCAGCATGCGCACCGAAGACTTCAAGCCGAAGAACCGCCTGGTCGTCGCCAAGAACGTGGTGGGACAGTTCGTCAAGGGCCGGCGGAACGACCTGATCGGCCTGGTGGTGTTCGCCGCCAACGCCTACACGCGCTGCCCCCTGACGCTCGATTACGCCGTGCTCGTCGATCTCCTGGATGGGGTGGACTTCGCGACGCGCGAGGAGGACGGCACCGCCATCGGCATGGGCCTGGCCACCGCGGTCGGCCGTCTGAAGGACGCGAAGGGGAAGAGCAAGGTGATCGTCCTGCTCACGGACGGGCGGAACAACCGCGGGCAGATCGACCCGCTGAGCGGCGCCCGCCTGGCGCAGGCGCTCGGGATCAAGGTGCACACGATCGGCGTGGGGACGGAGGGGGAGGCCCCCTACCCGGTCGACGACCCGATCCTCGGACGGCGCTACATCAACGTGCAGGCGGACATCGACGAGGAGACGCTGCAGCAGATTTCCGACGCGACGGGAGGCCGGTACTTTCGCGCCACCGACGCGCAGGCCCTGCAGCAGATCTTCGCCACCATCGACCGGATGGAGAGGACGGAGATCAAGGTGCGGGGGTACACGCGCCACACGGAGCAGTTCGCCTGGTTCCTCTATCCGGGCGCCCTGCTGATTCTTCTGGAGCTGGCGCTGTCCGGCACCGTCTTGAGGACGATACCCTGA
- a CDS encoding protein-glutamate O-methyltransferase CheR — MQKDGDPAWEAIHRHLIERQGLDLSRYKESYLQRRLLVRVRALRLAGIEAYARYLRRHPEELGRLQRALSIKVTSFFRNRSCFEFLEERIVPDLLRRSASRRQRVTVWSAGCATGEEPYSLAALFATATRRDGPARRVQVRITGTDLDESALQAAARAIFPARPLLDSAPSGSATHFVVRSDGTASPSPRLKGMVRFERESLLDPIGRRDLDLIVCRNVLIYFSLEHQERILSRFAEALSDGGYLVLGRVERLFGEARSRFDVVSARDRVYRRLPSCTAAGRVSPGGGPEEMLACA; from the coding sequence ATGCAAAAAGACGGCGATCCTGCCTGGGAAGCGATCCACCGCCACCTGATCGAGCGGCAGGGGCTCGACCTGTCGCGCTACAAGGAGAGCTACCTGCAGCGCCGCCTGCTGGTGCGGGTGCGGGCGCTGCGGCTGGCGGGGATCGAGGCGTACGCCCGCTACCTGCGCCGGCACCCGGAGGAGCTGGGGCGGCTCCAGCGGGCGCTGTCGATCAAGGTCACGAGCTTTTTTCGGAACCGATCGTGCTTCGAGTTCCTCGAGGAGAGGATCGTGCCGGATCTCCTGCGTCGGTCGGCGTCGCGGCGCCAGCGGGTCACGGTGTGGAGCGCCGGCTGCGCCACCGGTGAGGAACCCTACTCGCTCGCGGCCCTGTTCGCCACGGCGACGCGACGGGACGGGCCCGCGCGCCGCGTCCAGGTCCGGATCACCGGCACCGATCTCGACGAGAGCGCGCTCCAGGCGGCCGCGCGGGCGATCTTTCCCGCGCGTCCCCTGCTCGACTCGGCCCCGAGCGGATCGGCCACCCATTTCGTCGTGCGCTCCGACGGGACCGCCTCCCCTTCCCCCCGGCTGAAGGGCATGGTCCGCTTCGAGCGCGAGAGTCTCCTCGATCCGATCGGGCGCCGGGACCTCGACCTCATCGTCTGCCGGAACGTCCTCATCTATTTCTCCCTGGAGCACCAGGAGCGCATCCTGTCCCGCTTCGCGGAGGCGCTGTCCGACGGGGGGTACCTCGTCCTCGGGCGCGTGGAGCGGCTGTTCGGCGAGGCCCGCTCCCGGTTCGACGTCGTGAGCGCGCGCGACCGCGTGTACCGCCGGCTGCCGTCCTGCACGGCGGCAGGCAGGGTGTCGCCCGGCGGCGGGCCCGAGGAGATGCTGGCATGCGCCTGA
- a CDS encoding methyl-accepting chemotaxis protein — protein MRLKLGLAFLITTFLFMVTGFIFTPPSVYGFWDLVGYVSSQVLIGLAAAVVLSKYFTKNLLDLAGASAVISQGDLTRKVDVHSDDEVGDVARSFNAMLQNLLTIVTEVRAVSGQIFESAQSLSATAQEMNATTEEISSTMQNIAKGAEGTADMVNKTSSITREMATSIEEISEKARFAARASKDAGERARQAGEMMEGSSRTVAELVSRIDRSTATVEGFKDRALRINESVEFITHIAQQTHLLALNATIEAARAGEHGRGFSVVAEEIRKLADSSRRFADQISKLAKEINSQSTDVIGSMNDSTQAAREGKAVILEARTSIDAMVQSVLTSMERIEAISALTAAQAKGADGLVRAIEEISKIAEDNAAGTEEASAATEEQTASMQEMSASAQELAKASDTLKDLIAVFKVG, from the coding sequence ATGCGCCTGAAGCTGGGACTGGCCTTCCTGATCACCACCTTCCTGTTCATGGTGACCGGATTCATCTTCACGCCGCCGAGCGTCTACGGCTTCTGGGACCTCGTCGGCTACGTCAGCTCGCAGGTGCTGATCGGACTCGCCGCCGCGGTGGTGCTGTCAAAGTACTTCACCAAGAACCTGCTCGACCTGGCCGGCGCCAGCGCCGTGATCAGCCAGGGCGACCTGACCCGCAAGGTCGACGTGCACAGCGACGACGAGGTCGGCGATGTCGCCCGCTCGTTCAACGCCATGCTGCAGAACCTCCTGACCATCGTCACCGAGGTGCGCGCCGTCAGCGGGCAGATCTTCGAATCGGCCCAGAGCCTGTCGGCGACGGCCCAGGAGATGAACGCGACCACGGAGGAAATCTCCTCGACCATGCAGAACATCGCGAAGGGAGCCGAGGGGACGGCGGATATGGTCAACAAGACCTCGTCGATCACCCGCGAGATGGCGACGTCCATCGAGGAGATCTCCGAGAAGGCCCGCTTCGCCGCGCGCGCCTCGAAGGACGCGGGGGAACGGGCCCGGCAGGCCGGCGAGATGATGGAGGGGTCCTCGCGCACGGTCGCCGAGCTGGTCTCCCGCATCGATCGGTCGACCGCGACCGTCGAGGGCTTCAAGGACCGCGCCCTGCGCATCAACGAGTCGGTCGAGTTCATCACCCACATCGCGCAGCAGACCCACCTCCTGGCCCTGAACGCGACGATCGAGGCGGCCCGGGCCGGAGAGCACGGGCGCGGCTTCTCGGTCGTCGCCGAGGAGATCCGCAAGCTGGCCGACTCGTCGCGCCGCTTCGCCGATCAGATCTCGAAGCTCGCCAAGGAGATCAATTCGCAGTCGACCGACGTGATCGGCAGCATGAACGACAGCACCCAGGCGGCGCGCGAGGGCAAGGCGGTCATCCTCGAGGCCAGGACCTCCATCGACGCCATGGTCCAGTCGGTCCTCACCAGCATGGAACGGATCGAGGCGATCTCCGCCCTGACCGCGGCGCAGGCCAAGGGGGCCGACGGCCTGGTGCGCGCCATCGAGGAGATCTCGAAGATCGCCGAGGACAACGCCGCCGGCACCGAGGAGGCGTCCGCCGCGACCGAGGAGCAGACCGCGTCGATGCAGGAGATGTCCGCGTCGGCGCAGGAGCTGGCGAAGGCCTCCGACACGCTGAAGGACTTGATCGCGGTGTTCAAGGTCGGGTAG
- a CDS encoding chemotaxis protein CheA translates to MESPDFLELFVSEAREHIDGQGALLRRARSALLETGEIHDLFRHAHSIKGMAAAMGFAPMASLAHAMEDLLHLWRDGALAPTPESVDLLMRANDRLSAQLDAAVAGVDMPSGDPFRDALRALASPAGEGTTGSAARGASVPGGASADSPSGEAAPPLGPRPHLAIDVVIRHGAPLRGARAMVILKRLEEHGRILDLTPPPAVLTTPAFTGRLRIVLATNVAAKRLGALIEGLPDVESCHASPRLPETDPPPAAAATAEPSGDAAAPKTEAISTIRVATERMDHLLDGIGELILERERLLRAVAPAPGSDSGEILESLGRTVDALRDEVMAMRLLPFASIVPRLERIVRDVAGRLGRSVELQVRGTDVSLDRSTLEDMIDPLQHILRNSIDHGIEDAGARRAAGKPAEGRIEIVLSRRDDRVSLVVSDDGRGIDPQTLRRVAVERRLLSREVAVRLSDEEALMLVTLPGFSTATRTTEISGRGVGMDVVRMRVQKLGGNLIIRSHVGVGTLIELDLPPTVTVTRAFLCRALDHVFAVPVSAVHGTLEIRGSSLQTSQGERMLQHGEDLVTVLPLGGVLSGDTAAPFPDAFPALMYHVGQRSYALGVDEILGEEQIVVKPLRHPLELLPQYAGAAVLNDGQIALILDPANLTRTSRPA, encoded by the coding sequence GTGGAATCCCCCGACTTCCTCGAGCTCTTCGTCTCCGAAGCGCGTGAGCACATCGACGGCCAGGGGGCCCTCCTGCGGCGGGCGCGGTCCGCCCTCCTCGAGACCGGCGAGATCCACGATCTGTTCCGCCATGCCCACTCCATCAAGGGGATGGCGGCGGCCATGGGATTCGCGCCGATGGCCTCGCTGGCCCACGCCATGGAAGACCTGCTGCACCTCTGGCGGGACGGCGCCCTCGCTCCGACACCCGAATCGGTCGACCTCCTGATGCGGGCCAACGACCGGCTGTCGGCCCAGCTCGATGCGGCGGTTGCGGGAGTCGACATGCCCTCCGGAGATCCGTTCCGGGACGCGCTGCGGGCCCTCGCCTCTCCCGCGGGCGAGGGGACGACGGGGAGCGCCGCGCGGGGCGCATCCGTGCCCGGCGGTGCGTCGGCGGACTCCCCGTCCGGCGAGGCGGCACCCCCGCTCGGCCCCCGGCCGCACCTGGCGATCGACGTGGTGATCCGTCATGGAGCGCCGCTGCGCGGGGCCCGGGCGATGGTCATCCTGAAGCGGCTCGAAGAGCATGGACGGATCCTGGACCTGACGCCCCCCCCGGCGGTCCTGACGACCCCTGCGTTCACCGGGAGGCTGCGCATCGTCCTGGCCACCAACGTCGCGGCCAAGCGTCTGGGAGCGCTCATCGAGGGCCTCCCCGACGTCGAATCCTGCCATGCGTCGCCGCGCCTCCCGGAGACCGACCCGCCTCCCGCCGCGGCGGCGACGGCGGAGCCTTCCGGGGATGCGGCCGCGCCGAAGACCGAAGCGATCAGCACCATCCGCGTGGCGACCGAGCGCATGGACCACCTGCTCGACGGCATCGGCGAGCTGATCCTCGAGCGCGAACGGTTGCTGCGCGCGGTCGCCCCCGCTCCCGGCTCGGACTCGGGGGAGATCCTCGAGAGTCTCGGACGCACGGTGGATGCGCTCCGCGACGAGGTGATGGCGATGCGCCTGCTGCCCTTCGCCTCCATCGTGCCGCGCCTCGAGAGGATCGTGCGGGACGTGGCCGGCCGCCTCGGCCGGTCGGTCGAGCTCCAGGTGCGCGGCACGGACGTGTCACTGGACCGATCCACCCTGGAGGACATGATCGACCCGCTGCAGCACATCCTGCGCAACAGCATCGACCACGGGATCGAGGACGCCGGGGCGCGCCGTGCCGCCGGCAAGCCGGCGGAGGGGCGGATCGAGATCGTGCTGTCACGTCGCGATGACCGCGTCAGCCTGGTGGTCTCGGACGACGGGCGCGGGATCGACCCGCAGACGCTGCGCCGCGTGGCGGTCGAGCGCCGCCTCCTGTCGCGCGAGGTCGCGGTGCGCCTGTCCGACGAGGAGGCGCTCATGCTGGTCACCCTGCCCGGCTTCTCGACCGCCACCCGCACGACCGAGATTTCCGGGCGCGGCGTCGGCATGGACGTCGTGCGCATGCGCGTGCAGAAGCTCGGCGGCAACCTGATCATCCGCTCGCACGTCGGTGTCGGGACCCTCATCGAGCTGGACCTCCCCCCCACGGTGACGGTGACGCGGGCCTTCCTGTGCCGTGCGCTGGACCACGTCTTCGCCGTGCCGGTGTCGGCGGTCCACGGCACCCTGGAGATTCGCGGCTCCAGCCTTCAGACCAGCCAGGGAGAGCGGATGCTTCAGCACGGGGAGGATCTGGTCACGGTGCTCCCCCTGGGAGGGGTCCTGTCGGGGGACACCGCCGCACCGTTTCCCGACGCCTTTCCCGCCCTGATGTATCACGTCGGCCAGCGCTCCTACGCGCTCGGCGTGGACGAAATCCTCGGCGAGGAGCAGATCGTGGTCAAGCCGCTGCGCCACCCTCTCGAGCTGCTGCCGCAGTACGCCGGCGCGGCGGTCCTGAACGACGGCCAGATCGCGCTCATCCTCGACCCGGCGAACCTGACGCGCACCTCGAGGCCGGCGTGA
- a CDS encoding chemotaxis protein CheW has translation MQDPIITFEARSEWFGLAARDVQEVARLRGVRPVPCAPGVIAGLAEVHGRIVTLIDLDRLMSPGDGPAGGGSAPPPSREAYGVVLAPPCDHLGILVRSSVDVASASTEDAVPPPGDPSGWLQARLPVGDRLLNLLSLSALVARVEDTIRRGFGPEPAAPDEAS, from the coding sequence GTGCAGGATCCGATCATCACCTTCGAGGCGCGATCCGAATGGTTCGGACTGGCGGCCAGGGACGTTCAGGAGGTCGCGCGACTGCGCGGCGTGCGGCCGGTGCCGTGCGCGCCCGGCGTGATCGCGGGACTGGCGGAGGTCCACGGCCGGATCGTCACGCTCATCGACCTCGATCGGCTGATGTCTCCCGGCGACGGGCCCGCGGGAGGCGGCTCCGCGCCTCCGCCCTCCCGGGAAGCGTACGGCGTCGTGCTCGCGCCTCCCTGCGATCATCTGGGCATTCTCGTGCGCAGCAGCGTGGACGTGGCCTCCGCCTCCACCGAGGATGCCGTGCCCCCTCCCGGTGACCCCTCGGGCTGGCTTCAGGCGAGGCTGCCGGTGGGAGACCGCCTCTTGAATCTCCTGTCCCTCTCGGCGCTCGTGGCGCGCGTCGAGGACACCATCCGCAGGGGGTTCGGCCCCGAGCCGGCCGCCCCGGACGAGGCATCCTGA
- a CDS encoding VWA domain-containing protein: MRFAAPEYLWLLFGLPVLALAFVLSFRRRRRALEALGELRLVRRLTASASTERRIIKAVLVGGAVLFLVLALARPQWGAKLETVTRRGVDVIIAVDTSTSMLAEDVKPSRMAQARAAVASFVDLLRGDRIGLVAFAGTAYVACPLTLDYTAAAMFVEVLDTDLIPIQGTAIAAAIRAATSAFRQGERRHKVLVLLTDGEDHEGDVMAAARDAGAEGITIFTIGVGSSRGEPIPLRNERGDIIGYKEDRKHRKVTSRLGESDLEAIALQTGGKYFRSTPDGIELQRVYEEISRMDQRTMSGRMMSVYEERYQIPLLAALILLAIEAALLDRRRNAAAPEQRAPEKEAA; the protein is encoded by the coding sequence ATGCGCTTCGCGGCCCCCGAGTACCTGTGGCTCCTCTTCGGACTGCCGGTCCTGGCCCTGGCCTTCGTCCTGTCGTTCCGGCGCCGCCGGCGCGCCCTCGAGGCGCTGGGCGAGCTGCGTCTGGTGCGCCGCCTCACCGCCAGCGCCAGCACCGAGCGGCGGATCATCAAGGCGGTGCTCGTGGGGGGGGCGGTCCTGTTCCTCGTCCTGGCGCTGGCGCGGCCGCAGTGGGGGGCCAAGCTCGAGACCGTGACCCGGCGCGGGGTCGACGTGATCATCGCCGTGGACACGTCGACGAGCATGCTGGCGGAAGACGTCAAGCCGAGCCGCATGGCGCAGGCGCGGGCCGCGGTCGCTTCGTTCGTCGACCTGCTGCGCGGCGATCGCATCGGGCTGGTCGCCTTCGCGGGCACGGCCTACGTGGCCTGCCCGCTGACGCTCGACTACACGGCCGCGGCGATGTTCGTCGAGGTCCTCGACACCGACCTGATCCCGATCCAGGGGACGGCCATCGCCGCGGCGATCCGGGCCGCCACCTCGGCGTTCCGGCAGGGGGAGAGGCGCCACAAGGTGCTCGTCCTCCTGACCGACGGCGAGGATCATGAGGGGGACGTCATGGCCGCCGCCCGCGACGCCGGCGCGGAGGGGATCACGATCTTCACGATCGGCGTCGGCAGCTCGCGTGGCGAGCCCATCCCCCTGCGCAACGAACGGGGCGATATCATAGGGTATAAAGAGGACCGGAAGCACCGCAAGGTGACCAGCCGGCTCGGCGAGAGCGACCTCGAGGCGATCGCCCTTCAGACCGGCGGGAAGTACTTCCGCTCGACGCCGGACGGAATCGAGCTGCAGCGCGTCTACGAGGAGATCTCCCGGATGGACCAGAGGACGATGTCGGGCCGGATGATGAGCGTGTACGAGGAGCGCTACCAGATTCCGCTCCTGGCCGCGCTCATCCTGCTGGCGATCGAGGCGGCGCTGCTCGACCGGCGCCGGAACGCGGCCGCCCCGGAGCAGCGCGCGCCCGAGAAGGAGGCGGCCTGA